The genomic DNA CCATGATCGGGCCGCCGCGCTGCGCGGCGCCTCGGGCCACGGCACCCATCAGGCCGCTGCCGCCGGCGCCGTACACCAGTACGTGGCCCCTGCCCGCGATCTGGGCACCGAGTTCACCGGCGAGCCGCTGTGTCCCGGCGTCCTGCCCGGGTTCGACGCCACAGAACACACAGATGGCCAGTCGCTTCGAGGCACGCGCCTCACTTGTGTGGGATGCGCTCGCTGACATGGGTCGGCTCTCAGCTCCGCGAATGGGAAAGGGTGGCCCCCAGGGCCGTGGGCGGCCTCTCGGCTCCGAGTACGTCACGGACTCGCCGATGCCCCTCGGGGGCCGCCGCCAGTTCCGTGAGGACTCCTTCCACCGCGGCCATCACGCTCGATGCGGCGGACGGGGAGTGGGTGCGCCGGTCGAACAGGAGCCGGAGCCGGAGGCGATCAGCGTCTTTGAGACAGAAGGTCAGGGGGTAGCCGGTGCTCTCCGTGATCTCATCGACGGAGAGCGTCGTGCCGGATCCGTCGTCCAGCCGGTCCGGGTACCCCTCGACGACGACAATGCTGTCGAACAAGGCTGTCCGTGGCGGTGCACCGCTCCAGGCATTGACGTCCGTGAGCGCGCTGTGACCGTGTTCCCTGATCTCGAGATGGCGTGCTTGCACATCCTTGAGGAGTTCGGCCACGGTACCTTCCGTCCTGATCGCCAGCCGGACGGGCAGTGTGTTGATCATCGGTCCGACGATCGTCTCCACCCCGACGATCTCCGGCGACCGCACCGCGAACGTCGATCCGACCGTGAGGTCCTGCCTGCCCGTCAGATGGCTGAGGGCGACACCCCAGGCGGCCAACGCCAGGGATCCCAGGGTTGCTTCGCAGCGCGAGACGAGGTGGCGCAGCGCCTGCGTGGCCGCGGGGCTCAGTGTGGACTCGACGTAACCCGTGCCGGTGCCGCCGGGGTCGTCCTGAGCCACGGACGGCGTGGCACGGCCGACCGGGCCGTCGAAGACTCCGCGCCAGTAGCGCTCCGCCTCCTCCGGAGGATGGGAGGCCAGCCATTCCACGTGCCTGCGGTACGAGGTGGCCGGGGGCAGGCCGGCCACCCCACCGACGAGGCGCGCCTTGTAGCACTCCATCAGTTCACGCAGTATCAGCGCCACGCTCCAGCCGTCGAGCAAGAGGTGGTGATACGTCATGAACGCAACCAGCTGGTCCGACGAGACGCGGACCAGTGCCAGCCGGATGGGGGCCGTGCTGTCGGCACCGAACGGCTCGCGCCGTTCCCGGGAGGCCAGGGTCCGCAGGTTGAGGCCCATGTCCTCGGCCGCCTGACCGCGCCAGTCGAGGACCCGCGTGGAGATCTCGTTCCCGCTGCGCACGACATGGACGGGCTGGGGCACCCCACGCCACACCACCGCGCCGCGCAGCAAGGGGTGCCTGGCGACGACGTCGCCCCATGCCCCGCGGAAGGCGCCGACGTCGATACGCCCGGTCAGACGCAGTTCCTGCTGGTCCTGGTAGTGCGCACTGGCGGGGTGCAGGAGGGAGTGGTAGAGCATCCCTTGTTGGACGGGAGTCAGTGGGAAAACGTCCTCGATGCCCGGGTGGGCGGCGACGAGCGCGTCCAGCGTCCGCTGGCTCAGGTCGGTCGGCCGGAAATCCGAGGGGGTGAATATGTCCCGGTTCCCGGCACAGTGACGGGTGACCTCTCTGATGCGACGAGTGAACGTCTCGGCCACACCTCGGATCGTCTCGGCGTGGAACCGGTCGCCGGAGAAGATCCACTCGGACTCGAATACGCCGTCCCTGACCACAGCTTCGATCTCGATGTCATGGCTGCGCCGCTGATCGGGACTTCTCTCCGCGCCCAGGATCCCCGGCAGGACGCGCAGTGGGCCCCGGCTCACGTGCGACCGGTCCACCTGTCCCTGGTAGTTGAACAGGACCGGGGGATCGGGAAGTTCGCGAAGTGCCTGGTATCGGGGCCCGGTGGCCAGATGCCGGAGGACTCCGTAGGCGAAGCCGTCACCGGGTACCGAGCGCAGCAGCTGCCGGACCGTCGTGACCGCCGCAGCCGTGTCGGGCCCCGTCTCTCCCGTCAACGCGACGGGCAGCCGCACCGGGTGAACGCTTGTGAACCAGCCGACCGTCTCACCGATGTCGGCACCCGTGACGGGGTGCTCGCGTCCGTGGCGCTCGACGTCGACCGGTACGGCCCCTCCCACCCATTCCTGCAGCGTCATGGCGAGCGCGGTCAGCAGCACTTCGTCCACCCGCATCCGGCCGGAGGCGGGAATCGCGGCGAGCGCCGCGGTGTCCTCGGAGGAAAGGCGTGCTGTCACCGAACCCGTCCGCCGAACGGTGTTCCGGCCGGCCACGGAATCATGGGGAAGCCGCGGGACGTCCGCGAGCATCCCGACCCAGTAGGCCTGGTCGAGGGCGGGGGCGGCCTCGTCCGCATACCGGCCGAGTGAGCGCGTCCAGTGACTGAAGGTCGTCGGCGGCGCCTGGCCGGACCACGGCGCGCCCCTCAGTGCCGCCTCGTAGGCTTCGGCCAGGTCCACGAGGATCGTGCGCCAGGAAAGCGTGTCCACGGCCAGGTGGTGCACGGCGATCAGCAAGCGGGAGGGACGGTCGTCGCCGAGGCAGAAGAGGGCCGCTGCGACGAGCGGCCCCCGGGCCATGTCGAGCGAGGCTTGCAGCCGGTCCGCCTCGTCCTCCAGCGAACCGCGCCGTCCGTCCTGGTCCGTGACGGTCACCACCCGGAGGCGGAAGCGGTCATCACCTGGTGCGACTGTCTGATGCCAGCCGTCCGGCGATCGCGTGAAGCGCAGCCTCAGCGCGTCGTGCCGGTCGATCACGGACCGCAGTGCGGACTCCAGAGCCGTCGGACTCGGGGAGTCCAACTCCACCTGAACGGACTGGTTGTAGTGGTGGGGCTCGGCCAAGTCCTGTTCCAGGAACCATCGCTGGATCGGAGTGAGCCGCAGCGGACCTGTGGCATCGACGGTTTCAGCGCCCGCGACCGCCTCGGGTGGGCCGTCCTTGGTCACGAGTGGAGCCAGGCTCGCGACGGTGGGGTACAGGAAGATGTCCTTCGGCGTGATCCGCAGTCCCGCCCGCCGGGCTTCGGCCGCGATCCGCATCGTGAGGATGGAGTCTCCCCCCAGTGCGAAGAAGTTGTCGTGCGCTCCCAGATCCTCGACGCCGAGGACCCGCCGCCATATGCCGGCGATCTGCTCTTCCAGCGGGCTGACGGGCCCTCGGACCGGCGCTTCCTCACGCATGTCGGCCGCGCTCAGCACCGCGAGCGCCTTGCGGTCGACCTTGCCGTTGGGGTCGAGGGGCATGGTGTCGAGAAGCACGATCACCGACGGAAGCATGTACGGGGGCAGCCGCTCGGTGAGCCAGTCGCGCAGCTCCCGGCGACCGGTGGCTGCGCCGGGGTCGACCACCGCGTGCGCGACCAGCCGCCGACGGCCACTGTCGCCGGGGGGTGCCGAGACCACCGCGTGTCGTACTGCGGGATGCGCTGCCAGGGTGGCCTCGATCTCCCCGGTCTCGATGCGGTAGCCGCGGATCTTGACCTGGTGGTCACGCCGTCCGACGAACTGGAGGTTGCCGTCAGGGTGCCAGTAGCCCAGGTCACCGGTTCGGTACAGCCGCCCGCCCGGCTGGTTCGAGAAGGGGTCGGGGACGAACTGCCGAGCGGTCTGCCCCGGGCGATTCCGGTAGCCGCGAGCGCAGCACACGCCCCCGATGTAGATCTCTCCCGGGACCCCGACCGGAAGCGGGTTCATGCCCTCGTCGAGCACATGGAGCGTCGTGTTCGAGATGGGCTTGCCGATGGGAACGAGATCGCCGGCGGGCGATCCGCCCACCACGTGGACGGAGTTCGCGACGGATGCCTCGGTCGGCCCGTACTCGTTGATCACTCGTGTATCCGGGTCGAGCACGCGCCAGCTCTCGAGAACGCTCGTCGGGAAGCCGTCGGCTCCGACGGCGAGTACCGCGGCCAGGCCGCGGGCCTGTGCCGGGGACACTCGCTGGGACAGAAGTTCGAGATGCCCAGGGGTCAACTTGACGAACCCGAAGGGCGACCGGGCCAGCAGGAGGTCGGCCAGCCGTTCAGGGTCGTCGGTCTCCGGAATCAGGTGGACCGGATGACCGAGTATCAGCGGCACATACAGATTCGGCACGATCATGTCGAAGCCGAACGAGGAGAACACCGGTGCGCCGCCGTCGGAGAGGTCCGCGTAGTGGCGCGAGCACCAGTGGACGTAGTTCACAACGCCCCGGTGGTGGCACATCACGCCCTTGGGCCGGCCGGACGACCCCGATGTGTACATCACGTAGGCGAGGCTTTCGGGCGAGGCCAGCTCGGCCGGGTCACCGGAGGGTGACAGGTCCAGCTCCTCCTCCATGGTGTCCAGCACGCAGAGCTCGGCCAAACCGAGGTCCAGTCCGCCCACGAGGTCGGCGTGGGCGATCACCAACGACAGTCCGGCGTCCTGGACCACATGGGCAAGTCGCTCGGGGGGATTGTCCGGGGCCAGCGGGACGTATGCGCCGCCGGCCTTCATGACCGCGAGCATGGCCACCACCATGTCCGGCGTCCTGGTCGTCAGGACGCCGACCAGGGTCTCCAGCCCGACTCCCCGCGCCCGCAGGCAGTGGGCGAGACGGTTGGCCCGCCGGTTGAGCTGTTCGTACGTCCATGAGGCGTCGCCGAACCGCAGGGCCACGGCGTGCGGGGTGGCTGCCGCCTGACGGGCGAACAGCCCCGGCAAGGTCATGCCCGCGGGGTAGGAGTCCCGCGTCCGGTTCCAGCCGACGACGACTTCGCTCCACTCGTGCGGCGCCAGCAGACAGAGGTCCGCCAGCCGCCGGGAAGGATTGTCCGCGTAAGCCCGCAGGACGGTATGGAGG from Streptomyces sp. CB09001 includes the following:
- a CDS encoding non-ribosomal peptide synthetase: MADGHRGAEKGPEHDAARQQEIVVALNDTAMDLPLSSLPELIRRQVLATPEAPAVSCGACALTYAQLWEEAGQVTGRLRAESIGPGDLVGVAMERGTALVVALLGVLRSGAGYVPLDPDLPHARLARTVGHAGLRAVLTDGERPARLPVDELVVPPPGEAEQTSEPDFAAFVAPDPSSVAYVIYTSGSTGLPKGVAVPHAALANFMCSMRHAPGLDASDVLVAVTTVSFDIAALELFLPLVVGGRVVVASRAQAMDPALLADLIQEAGGTVLQATPATWQLLREADWRAPDGFTVLCGGDRLPLDLAGWLASLGGVAWDLYGPTETTIWSAVGRLGDRGRTVGWSPVANTSVHVLDADMLPVPFGGQGEIHIGGAGLALGYLGQPARTAERFLPDRFSPVPGQRLYATGDLGRRRDDGTVEILGRADHQLKVRGFRVEPGEIEAAILEHPQVRQAVVVPRRAEGRDQGLAAYVVPAPADETGTAPDAAGRHGPDGDRGNALQVVHVDPTGLSGADHLRSTVDAALDRAAPGGQVIIEGLRDLRLLAAEAVLAEVSRRSPYDSCVSLAGQADQVLTLTDELAVDPRFFAGLERASDRVDRVELHPDTGTDTGGEVPFRYRVVITRTVDAVAAAQAPPSRWTCHDFRGTTMSSLEAMLRSAPADVALRGVPDARRAFAVAVGERLSRAGHGETLGGLLGAARDCDRVRTALDRQSASALAERLGFHLTEVLRGDGGPDESDLLFRGAGTSHRPAPAPVVPCADPAPAPTADELRGMVNDPARGRRLRGLDRALRSFVADRLPAYMVPGECVVMERLPLNANGKIDRARLPLPLSSTGRRPSAPPVTEDQRLVVRLWGEVLGHHDIGLDDTFLSLGGDSVRAVRVASLARRAGSDMPVADVLRLTVRQLAELVAPGPEPSGASVALRAADEPAEAGVQGSSYPLTSMQSGMLFHSQYSDRTADYFQQTVYRVHGPVDTDALRAAWESVARRHAVLRSVVEWEGPAAPHQRVLPNAVLPVRVLELPGVTDREAALTRFLDEDRATGFDIADEPPVRLTLVRWSDRMAEMILSHHHLLLDGWSLPILVNEVERVYAARLGGGPPLPAPALSYRRYVEWLRDQDHEAALTYWREHLAGFTAPTPILPGRPDSTASDATGEVALALGGDLARRLELVVRASGLTLGSVFHGAWALLLSRYSGEDDVVFGSTAAVRPAALPGADELVGLCINTLPVRCRTAPHLALDSWLRDLQERMVEGRRHDYAALADVQAVSEVPRGTALFDSLVVVDGFAGPTGTVPSDGELRIEPVRTVESTGYPLVVMLEAGENPTIRLRYRRSRFDHAAVAALAGHLHTVLRAYADNPSRRLADLCLLAPHEWSEVVVGWNRTRDSYPAGMTLPGLFARQAAATPHAVALRFGDASWTYEQLNRRANRLAHCLRARGVGLETLVGVLTTRTPDMVVAMLAVMKAGGAYVPLAPDNPPERLAHVVQDAGLSLVIAHADLVGGLDLGLAELCVLDTMEEELDLSPSGDPAELASPESLAYVMYTSGSSGRPKGVMCHHRGVVNYVHWCSRHYADLSDGGAPVFSSFGFDMIVPNLYVPLILGHPVHLIPETDDPERLADLLLARSPFGFVKLTPGHLELLSQRVSPAQARGLAAVLAVGADGFPTSVLESWRVLDPDTRVINEYGPTEASVANSVHVVGGSPAGDLVPIGKPISNTTLHVLDEGMNPLPVGVPGEIYIGGVCCARGYRNRPGQTARQFVPDPFSNQPGGRLYRTGDLGYWHPDGNLQFVGRRDHQVKIRGYRIETGEIEATLAAHPAVRHAVVSAPPGDSGRRRLVAHAVVDPGAATGRRELRDWLTERLPPYMLPSVIVLLDTMPLDPNGKVDRKALAVLSAADMREEAPVRGPVSPLEEQIAGIWRRVLGVEDLGAHDNFFALGGDSILTMRIAAEARRAGLRITPKDIFLYPTVASLAPLVTKDGPPEAVAGAETVDATGPLRLTPIQRWFLEQDLAEPHHYNQSVQVELDSPSPTALESALRSVIDRHDALRLRFTRSPDGWHQTVAPGDDRFRLRVVTVTDQDGRRGSLEDEADRLQASLDMARGPLVAAALFCLGDDRPSRLLIAVHHLAVDTLSWRTILVDLAEAYEAALRGAPWSGQAPPTTFSHWTRSLGRYADEAAPALDQAYWVGMLADVPRLPHDSVAGRNTVRRTGSVTARLSSEDTAALAAIPASGRMRVDEVLLTALAMTLQEWVGGAVPVDVERHGREHPVTGADIGETVGWFTSVHPVRLPVALTGETGPDTAAAVTTVRQLLRSVPGDGFAYGVLRHLATGPRYQALRELPDPPVLFNYQGQVDRSHVSRGPLRVLPGILGAERSPDQRRSHDIEIEAVVRDGVFESEWIFSGDRFHAETIRGVAETFTRRIREVTRHCAGNRDIFTPSDFRPTDLSQRTLDALVAAHPGIEDVFPLTPVQQGMLYHSLLHPASAHYQDQQELRLTGRIDVGAFRGAWGDVVARHPLLRGAVVWRGVPQPVHVVRSGNEISTRVLDWRGQAAEDMGLNLRTLASRERREPFGADSTAPIRLALVRVSSDQLVAFMTYHHLLLDGWSVALILRELMECYKARLVGGVAGLPPATSYRRHVEWLASHPPEEAERYWRGVFDGPVGRATPSVAQDDPGGTGTGYVESTLSPAATQALRHLVSRCEATLGSLALAAWGVALSHLTGRQDLTVGSTFAVRSPEIVGVETIVGPMINTLPVRLAIRTEGTVAELLKDVQARHLEIREHGHSALTDVNAWSGAPPRTALFDSIVVVEGYPDRLDDGSGTTLSVDEITESTGYPLTFCLKDADRLRLRLLFDRRTHSPSAASSVMAAVEGVLTELAAAPEGHRRVRDVLGAERPPTALGATLSHSRS